The genomic window gattttccttctgaagttttggacattcattcttgaagtgtccaggctcattgcattcatagcacatgaccttcttcttgtcaaatcttctgtcatcagaagattctccacgttcaaatttctttgaacttctgacgcctctgaacttcctttgcttgttcttccagagttgatttagccttctggaaatcaaggacagttcatcttcttcttcagattctgattcttcaggatcttcttctctagcctgaaaagcgttagtgcatttcttgatattggattttaatgcaatagacttacctttcttttgaggctcatttgcgtccagctctatttcatggcttctcaaggcactgataagctcttccagagaaacttcattcagattctttgcaatcttgaatgcagtcaccataggaccccatcttctgggtaagcttcttatgatcttctttacgtgatcagccttggtgtatcccttgtcaagaactctcaatccagcagtaagagtttgaaatcttgaaaacatcttttcaatgtcttcatcatcctccatcttgaaggcttcatacttctggattaaagcgagagctttagtctccttgacttgagcatttccttcatgagtcattttcaaggactcatatatgtcataggccgtttccctgttagatatcttctcatactcagcatgagagatagcattcagcaaaacagttctgcatttatgatgattcctgaaaagcttcttctgatcatcactcatttcttgccttgtcagctttacgccactggcatttaccggatgtttgtaaccatccatcagaagatcccatagatcaccatcaagaccaagaaagtaactttccagtttatctttccagtattcaaagttttcaccatcaaataccggcggtctagtataaccattgttaccgttgtgttgctcagcagagccagatgtagatgtagactttgcagtttcatcagccatcttttactgaagcgtttttctcttcctgaatcttttctaaacacggttaagtgcttgcaccttagaatcggcgctctgatgccaattgaaggatagaaaaacacttagaaagggggggtttgaataagtgtagctttaaaaacttgacagataaaaataaattgcacagttatttttatcctggttcgttgttaactaaactactccagtccacccccgcagagatgatttacctcaactcaggatttaatccactaatcgcacggattacaatggttctccacttagtcagcaactaagtcttccagagtcttctgatcacacactgatcactccaggaacaactgcttagataccctctaagactttctagagtattctgatccacacgatcactctagttacaacctgcttagataccctctaagacttcctagagtattctgatccacacgatcactctagttccttacaacttaatgtaatcaattctaagagtattacaattgcttcttaaaagctataatcacaaactgtgatatttctcttaacgtttaagcttaatctcactaatatattacaacagcaatgtagtgagctttgatgaagatgaagattctgagctttgagtagaacagagtttcagcaagttaatatgagttgtttttgttcaggatcgttaaccttgcttctcatcagaacttcatatttataggcgttggagaagatgaccgttgagtgcatttaatgctttgcgtgttccgtacagcatcgcatttaatgttatacgcttttgtcaactacctcgagccttgttcacgctgtgtctactgacgttgcctttaatagcttttaacgttccttttgtcagtcagcgtagcttgccacttgtacttccttctgatctgatgtttgtgaatacaacgtttgaatatcatcagagtcaaacagcttggtgcaaagcatcttctgatcttctgaccttgaagtgcttctgtgcgtgataccatcagaacttcagtgcttctgatctcatgttcttctgatgcttccatagacccatgttctgattctgcttcgaccatcttctgatgtcttgccagaccatgttctgatgttgcatgctgaacccttgagacaaagcttctgagcgctgaattatgcatactctttatatatttcctgaaaaggaaattgcattggattagagtaccatattatcttaagcaaaattcatattattgttatcatcaaaactaagataattgatcagaacaaatcttgttctaacagtttggcttacaagaaaactacaacaAGAAACTTAACCACAAAGAACTCTAACAGTTTCTCAACCAAAAACccctgacggcaacagcagcCCCTGCATGGAATAAATAGCCTTCAAACAATAcagcaactgggccttggatccacaaaatagtttttgccctaataAAACAAATCTTCATAACACAACGAACTGATAATAAaaatcatccaagacgtccttaaaacagatcagaatccatcattaccaaatatagcgcataggatcttatcagatcaTAAAAACATAAGTAGTAATAGACaataacgaacagctgcgaatgtcatgacatcggccttgacatcaggtaaaggcctgcataaggaaggacttcacaacaacagaaagcatgtcatgacactggTTTTTGACAGGATAGAgccacaattagttttaccaaaaattacagccaatcaacaacatctacaaaagaTTCTTTAGACCCTTGAACCAAACTCTGCAACTGGGTCCTATTGGGCGCCATATCAACATTGTACTGATAGTGCTTAATGaaagcctccacaagatctctccaagaatggaTATGGGTGCGTTCAAGTTGAACATACCACTCCAAGGAAGCTCCACCCaagctatcctggaagaaatgcattagaaaaccctcatcctctaaataaactgacatcttgcgatagtatgctttgacatgagtcatgggacaagtcgctccattgtatttgtcaaaagatggaacCTTGAATTTTGGTGGAATCCTCACACCGGGAACCaaccccaagtcattgatatccatgcctaacacccctttgccttcaacaGCCCTGAGACGTTCTTCAATCAGACGATACCTCTCAACTTCATCATGTGCACCCTCAGCACTATGCCTTGATACCTGGTCAAAGTTCTCGACATTGAAATCCAAATTACCACGGTTCTGATTatctctccttcccaacagacgagacggaggtggaggtggaaacccgtgatgctgattgaaaggattatagtgcccTCCCACATTGTCAAACTCATTCGGATCATGGTGATCGTCAATTCTACCAGACACATCGTCAAACAGCCCTGGATGTCCTCCATTCTCAACCCTTCTGGAGTTCTCGACGAGAACCCGCAAGTCATCCTgccccttggtcacattagtcaatgcttccataaactgcgccatctgcgcattcatctgctctgtcagttgagctctcatctcagccatttgttcctgaatctgttccatctgccttctctgattgctcctagtcggatacgggtgattagccgtcttagaactccttctgatacaaaacagcgagacataagatataaaacctgcaaaacctgcaaacatatgacatgtatgatatatgaatgatatgcatgaaatgtttgtcaattttcaggtatccaagagttcatcccgctttcagataggacatagaAACCCTGATACAGAATATATTCGAACAATAATCCACGCACGAGAATAATTCAGCAAACTGAGCATACTTCATTCAAACATAACTGAGAAGTTGagttcatacaaacaaaacacataACCGTGTCACAATGTGATCATAAGGCATACAAAAGAAATCCAGAACATCAAaatgcgaccccatccaacaatcctggacatgggCGACAAACATCAAGAATACACATCAAATCAACCCCATAGACCCAACAAATCCAATCCACAGCAACACTAGGATCGTCTGACAACAGAATGAGCTCCTCCATCTCCTCTCCGCTGGGATCGGAGGCTTGCGAGCTCTTCTTCAAGTCGAGCTGACTTGGCTTTTTCTTCCATCAACTGTTGTTCTGAATCCAGCATCCTTATCTTGCTATTGTTTTCGGACCTTCGTAACTTCGCACATTCCTGCTGTTTTCGGTACAAGCTTTCTTCCATCAAGTCATGAGATCGCCTTTGGGCACGTGTCATGCTTGAACCTTCACCTTGCGCATGCTTGAGCTTACGAGCCAATTCCGCCTTTTCGCGATCTTGAAAATACCTCTCCAAGCCAACCTCATTGTCCTTTGCTCTTAGTTTGATGTTGTCCGCTTCAGTTTGAATATAGAGTTCAGCCGCAACGGTATCAGATAAAACCACGGGAGGTTGCTCATACAATGGACATGACCTCGCAAATGGCAACAACAGATTTGCCACTCTTGCTTCAACCTACTTTCGGTAAGGACCCATGGCAATAGGAACTTTCTTGCTCAAAGTAGTCTGATCCCTTCTATGGACTTTAGTCCAAGCATACGCTATCTTTTCTAGCTCCAGAGGATCTTTACCATTAGCAAAGTACATTGATTcaaacgcttctacatcattctgAGCCCTTTCCATTGCATATCCCAATTGACGATAGGCGAGTGTGGGATTGTAACTAATGCAACCTCTGGTTCCTATGAGAGGAACGTTGGGATATTGACCGCAACTAGTGATGATGTTCCAAATCTTCCCCACACAATAGTTCCACCTGTTGTCATAAGATGTGAGATTAACAATCCTATCTGACCACTTaagagaactcttcttgagcaTGAAAGGTCCTCTCACCGGCAAATGCAACATGAACCACTGGTACATCAATGGAAGACAAGAACCAACAACATATCCTCCCTTCTTACTTCTCGAATGGATCGAAAAATAAGCATCTGCAAGCAACGTTGGCACGGGGTTTTTGTCCATAAAGACACAAATCGCCGCCAAACTCACAAAGTTCTCTCTTGAGGGGAATAAGACAATACCATAAATCATGATAGCAAGCAAACGACTAAAATCAACCCACTGCTCCTTCTTCGCCGCATCCTCAGCCCTACTGATCAAAAAGCAAAGATAGAAACCAGAAACACCGCCCGATGACTTCCAATTTCTTTCCACCTCCTTTATACCCATGTGAAGAGCTTCAGCTATTTTTTCAAATCTCACAACCTCGGGAACTCGAATGAAAGGTACATCATCAGTGATTCGGATGTTGAGTATGTAAGAAAACTCCTCGAGTGTTGGCACCAATTGATAGTCCTGAAATGTAAAACACCTCAACtgtggatcataaaactgaaacAGAGTGATCAAAGCCATTGGATCGAAAGATGTTCTGAGGATGGAGAGCAAATTGCCATAATCATGATTGAAGTCACGGAGAACCTCCCCTTCCAACCGAGAACTCAAACCAATCAACCCCGAAACATCAATATCCGGAATCTTATAAGCTCTGGTATGTCTCGTGCGTTCTTTGGCGGTATCAGTGGGAATGTCCATCTTCAACTTGGGTGAACTCCTGAATACCCCTGAAaatatgacatgcaaatgcttattattatacttttttttgcgtttcttttggaaataaatatgctatgatgcaacTTGGGCGGTGTTTCTGGTTTCTATCTTTGCCTTTTGATCAGTAGGGCTCAGGATGCGGCTAAGAAGGAGCAGtgggttgattttagtcgtctgcTTGCTATCATGATTTATGGTATCGTCTTATTCCCTTCAAGAGAGAACTTTGTGAGTTTGGCGGCGATTTGTGTCTTTATGAACAAAAACCCCGTGCCAACGTTGCTTGCAGATGCTTATTTTTCGATCCATTCGAGAAGTAAGAAGGGAGGATATGTTGTTGGTTCTTGTCTTCCGTTGTTGTACCAGTGGTTCATGTTGCATTTGCCGGTGAGAGGACCTTTTATACTCAAGAAGAGTTCTCTTAAATGGTCAGATAGGATTGTTAACCTCACATCTTATGAGATCAGGTGGAATTATTGTGTGGGGAAAATTTGGAACATCATCACTAGTTGCGGTCAATATCCCAACGTTCCTCTCATGGGAACCAGAGGTTGCATTAGTTACAATCCCACACTCTCCTATCGTCAATTGGGATATGCAATGGAAAGGGCTCAtaatgatgtagaagcgtttgAATCAGTGTACTTTGCTGATGGTAAAGATCCTCCAGAGCTAGAGAAGATAGCGTATGCTTGGACCAAAGTTCACAAGAGAGATCAGAATACTTTGAGcaagaaggttcctattgctatgGGTCCTTATCGAAAGTGGGTTGAAGCGAGAGTGAAAGATCTGTTGTTGCCATTTGCAAGGTCATGTCCATTGTATGAGCAACCTCCAGTGGTTTTATCTGATACAGTTGCGGCTGAACTCTATATTCAAACTGAAGCGGACAACATCAAACTAAGAGCAAAGGACAATGAGGTTGGCTTGGAGAGGTATTTTCAAGATCACGAAAAGGCGGAATTGGCTCGTAAGCTCAAGCATGCGCAAGGTGAAGGTTCAAGCATGACACGTGCCCAAAGGCGATCGCATGACTTGATGGAAGAAAGCTTGTACCGAAAACAGCAGGAATGTGCAAAGTTGCTAAGGTCCAAAAACAATAGCAAGAGAAGGATGCAGGATTCAGAACAACAGTTGATGGAAGAAAAAGCCAAGTCAGCTCGACTTGAAGAAGAGCTCGCAAGCCTCCGATCCCAGCGGAGAGGAGATGGAGGAGCTCTTTCTGTTGTCAGACGATCCTAGTGCTGTTGTGGATTGGATTTGTTTGGTCTAGGGGTTTGATTTGATGTGTATTCTTGATGTTTGTCGcccatgtccaggattgttggatggggtcacATTTTGATGTTCTGGGTTTCTTTTGTATGCCTTATGAGCATATTGTGACACGCTtatgtgttttgtttgtatgaactCGAATTCCCagttatgtttgaatgaaatatgcTCAGTCTGCTGAATTATTCTCGTGCGTGGATTATTGTTCGAATATATTCTGTATCAGGGTTtctatgtcctatctgaaagtgggatgaactcttggatacctgaaaattgacaaacatttcatgcatatcattcatatatcatacatgacatatatttgcaggttttgcaggtcttatatcttatgtcttgctgttttgttatcagaaggagttctaagacggctaatcacccgtatccgactaggagcaatcagagaaggcagatggaacagattcaggaacaaatggcagagatgagagctcaactgatagagcagatgaatgcgcagatggcgcagtttatggaagcattgactaatgtgaccaaggggcAGGATGACTTACGGGTTCCCGTCGAGAACTCCAGAAGGGTTGAGAATGGAGGACATCCAGGGCTGTTTGACGATGTGTCTGGTAGAATTGACGATCACCATGATCCGAATGAGTTTGATCACGTGGGAgggcactataatcctttcaatcagcGTCATgggtttccacctccacctccgtctcgtctgttgggaaggagagatcatcagaaccgtggtaatttggatttcaatgttgaGAACTTTGATCAGGTATCAAGGCATAGTGCTGAGGGTGTACATGATGAAGTTGAGAGGTATCGTCTGATTGAAGAACGTCTCAGAGCtgttgaaggcaaaggggtgttaggcatggatatcaatgacttggggttGGTTCCTGGTGTGAGGATCCCACCAAAATTCAAGgttccat from Vicia villosa cultivar HV-30 ecotype Madison, WI unplaced genomic scaffold, Vvil1.0 ctg.001797F_1_1, whole genome shotgun sequence includes these protein-coding regions:
- the LOC131636636 gene encoding uncharacterized protein LOC131636636; translation: MDIPTDTAKERTRHTRAYKIPDIDVSGLIGLSSRLEGEVLRDFNHDYGNLLSILRTSFDPMALITLFQFYDPQLRCFTFQDYQLVPTLEEFSYILNIRITDDVPFIRVPEVVRFEKIAEALHMGIKEVERNWKSSGGVSGFYLCFLISRAEDAAKKEQWVDFSRLLAIMIYGIVLFPSRENFVSLAAICVFMDKNPVPTLLADAYFSIHSRSKKGGYVVGSCLPLMYQWFMLHLPVRGPFMLKKSSLKWSDRIVNLTSYDNRWNYCVGKIWNIITSCGQYPNVPLIGTRGCISYNPTLAYRQLGYAMERAQNDVEAFESMYFANGKDPLELEKIAYAWTKVHRRDQTTLSKKVPIAMGPYRKSCPLYEQPPVVLSDTVAAELYIQTEADNIKLRAKDNEVGLERYFQDREKAELARKLKHAQGEGSSMTRAQRRSHDLMEESLYRKQQECAKLRRSENNSKIRMLDSEQQLMEEKAKSARLEEELASLRSQRRGDGGAHSVVRRS
- the LOC131636637 gene encoding uncharacterized protein LOC131636637; protein product: MIYGIVLFPSRENFVSLAAICVFMNKNPVPTLLADAYFSIHSRSKKGGYVVGSCLPLLYQWFMLHLPVRGPFILKKSSLKWSDRIVNLTSYEIRWNYCVGKIWNIITSCGQYPNVPLMGTRGCISYNPTLSYRQLGYAMERAHNDVEAFESVYFADGKDPPELEKIAYAWTKVHKRDQNTLSKKVPIAMGPYRKWVEARVKDLLLPFARSCPLYEQPPVVLSDTVAAELYIQTEADNIKLRAKDNEVGLERYFQDHEKAELARKLKHAQGEGSSMTRAQRRSHDLMEESLYRKQQECAKLLRSKNNSKRRMQDSEQQLMEEKAKSARLEEELASLRSQRRGDGGALSVVRRS